In Deltaproteobacteria bacterium, the sequence CTCGAAGATCGTAATCGGCACCTCTATATAAAGGTCATCGTCCTCCCGCCAAAACTCTTTATCGGGGATCACGTTCACCTTAATATAGAGGTCTCCTCCTTCTTCTCCCTTTCCCGCGAGGCGGATCTTCCCGCCATCTTTGATCCCGGCCGGTATCTTGACGCGAAGCTTTTCTCCCGTTCGGTGAGGAGAGTGGATTACCCTCTCGGACCCCTTCACCGACTCCAAAAAGGTAATATCGATCGATGACTGGATATCCCTCCCAGCTGGTTCCGCCCTTCGCCGCCCCCTCCCCCCCAATCCTCCGCCGAAGAAATCACCGAGGATGTCGCCAAGATCGAATTCAGGCATGCCCCCCTGTCCTTGGGTATTGGACCAATTCCAGGTTTGATACCGCTGTTGTTGGCCTGGATTGAAGCCCCCTTGCTCCGCCCACTGCCCAAATTGATCGTACTTCTTTTTTTTATCGGAATCCCCGAGGACATCATACGCCTGAGAGATCTCCTTAAACTTCTCCTCAGACTTCTTGTCCCCCTTGTTCACATCGGGATGGTACTGTTTGGCCA encodes:
- a CDS encoding J domain-containing protein — its product is MPRDYYDILGVSRSASAEEIKKSYRRLAKQYHPDVNKGDKKSEEKFKEISQAYDVLGDSDKKKKYDQFGQWAEQGGFNPGQQQRYQTWNWSNTQGQGGMPEFDLGDILGDFFGGGLGGRGRRRAEPAGRDIQSSIDITFLESVKGSERVIHSPHRTGEKLRVKIPAGIKDGGKIRLAGKGEEGGDLYIKVNVIPDKEFWREDDDLYIEVPITIFEAALGTTVHVPTFDGAVNLKIPAGTSSGQKFRISGKGVTHLGKGGSGDLYLLVKAVVPPDLDQESKELLKKIQEKNRFNPRG